CACCGCACCCTGCAGCTGTTCTGGCTGCTGGGCAGCCTCGGGGGCCTGGCCCTGGCCGTTCGCGTCGGCGCCGATGGGGTGGTGCCCACGCTGGCCGCCGACGGGCGCTGGATCTGGGCGGTGGGCCCCTTCTTCGCCGCCCTGGCGGGGGTGGGCTTCAAGGAGTTCTTCTGCTTCCGCCGTCCCGAGGCGATCGGCGTGACCCTGCTGCTGCCCCTGGCCCTGCTGGGCCGCCTGACGGGACTGCTGGGGGATCAGGCCACCTTCTCGCTGCTGGCCGTGCAGGCGGCGCTGCTGCTGGTGCTCACCGCGCGCAAGTTCCCGATGGCGGCGGCGGCGGATGTGGGAGACAAGAGCGTCTTTGCTTACCTGGAGCAACAACGACCCGCTTCGATCGCGTGAGCCTGATCAGCCTGGTGGGTGTCAGCAAGGATTTTGGCCTGCGCACCCTCTTCTCCGACCTCACCCTGCACATCGCGGAGCGAGAACGTCTGGGGCTGATCGGCCCGAACGGGGCCGGCAAGAGCACCCTGATGCGGATGCTGGCGGGGCAGGAGCCCCCTGATCAAGGGGAGCGGCGCTGCTCTGCGCAGTGGAAGGTGGTTCTGGTGGACCAGGACCCGGAAC
Above is a window of Cyanobium sp. ATX 6F1 DNA encoding:
- a CDS encoding DUF2301 domain-containing membrane protein → MTDPVFEGAYGTYTITDQDRREVLSYRLALLLVAVAEVSLLVQWQIWGARGLWPWLLVMATGLGLALRWIHIYVKPLHRTLQLFWLLGSLGGLALAVRVGADGVVPTLAADGRWIWAVGPFFAALAGVGFKEFFCFRRPEAIGVTLLLPLALLGRLTGLLGDQATFSLLAVQAALLLVLTARKFPMAAAADVGDKSVFAYLEQQRPASIA